A genomic window from Pyxicephalus adspersus chromosome 2, UCB_Pads_2.0, whole genome shotgun sequence includes:
- the LOC140324127 gene encoding uncharacterized protein, which translates to MYFIPKMKAENNLPQKKNKYIHLSHCLFLRSSLSSRATAIFQSPLHLQLRTQLEILDSEANSYMSWKIKIIGTQSGTDHVWLCCFSSFGSSSKLNIRTMSEVEKNAWLSFKAMVKDFLGNTQANIYREVVQKLSESFKMLGCNMSIKVHFLHSHLSNFLENLGAVSDEQGERFHQDLKVMEGRLQGRWDVHMMADYCWSIRQVCPNTEQSRKSYKRKFLP; encoded by the exons atgtattttatccctAAAATGAAAGCTGAAAATAATCTCCCACAAAAGAAGAACAAATATATACATCTGTCCCATTGTTTGTTCCTTCGATCTTCACTGTCTTCTAGAGCTACAGCCATTTTCCAGTCACCACTTCATCTTCAGCTGAGGACACAGCTGGAAATTTTGGATTCTGAAGCTAATAGCTATATGTCTTGGAAAATAAAGATCATTGGAACTCAAAGTGGAACAG atcatgtctggctctgctgtttctcgtc atttggcagctcatcaaagttgaacatcaggacaatgtcagaagtcgaaaagaatgcttggttatcattcaaagccatggtcaaggactttcttggaaacacacaagcaaatatttacagagaagttgtccagaaactctcggagagcttcaaaatgcttggttgcaatatgagcatcaaggtgcattttctgcatagccatctttctaacttcctggaaaaccttggtgcagtcagtgatgagcaaggtgaaagattccaccaagatttgaaggtcatggaaggacggttacagggtagatgggatgtacatatgatggctgactattgttggagcatccggcaggtttgtcctaacactgaacagtccaggaaaagctataagcgtaaatttttaccttaa